A part of Mycobacteriales bacterium genomic DNA contains:
- a CDS encoding leucyl aminopeptidase: protein MTRITLSNTSLAESNVDAIVIGVANRNGTLVVAPGAGDVDKAMKKRLTAALTELGATGKAGEITKVPTLGATKAPLLVAVGLGDAPKRDGQYSEEAVRRAVGTAVRTLAGARRIATGLAAVNGSLNGDGVRPVAEGAVLGGYAFTRYRSRASKKDHKRAVGSAAIVVPDPRDKAAKDAVDRATAIGDAVTLCRDLVNTPAADLHPADLAEAAVEACGPAGCEVEVFDEVALAEGGHGGILGVGQGAANPPRLVRITWNGGPAGGKAIHLVGKGITFDTGGLSLKPPTAMEWMKADMGGAAAVIGTMQAIARLKLPINVVGWVASAENMPSGTAIRPSDILTMRGGKTVEVMNTDAEGRLVMADAIVRASEEGATTIVDIATLTGAALVALGSRVYAVMSNDDDLREEMVAAADAAGEQAWPMPLPDELRKSLDSDAADLSNTGDRNGGMLVAGLFLREFVPDGTPWAHLDVAGPAWNQGDVHDYTPKGGTGVPIRTLVEWLESRAG from the coding sequence ATGACCCGAATCACCCTTTCGAACACCTCCTTGGCCGAATCGAACGTCGACGCGATCGTGATCGGGGTGGCGAACCGCAACGGCACGCTGGTCGTCGCACCGGGCGCCGGAGACGTCGACAAGGCGATGAAGAAGCGCCTCACGGCCGCGTTGACCGAGCTCGGCGCCACCGGCAAGGCCGGCGAGATCACCAAGGTCCCGACCCTGGGCGCGACGAAGGCGCCGCTGCTGGTCGCGGTCGGCCTCGGCGACGCCCCGAAGCGCGACGGTCAGTACTCGGAGGAGGCGGTACGCCGCGCGGTCGGCACCGCCGTCCGCACGCTGGCCGGCGCCCGCCGAATCGCGACCGGGCTGGCCGCGGTGAACGGGTCACTGAACGGCGACGGCGTCCGCCCGGTCGCCGAGGGCGCCGTGCTCGGCGGCTACGCGTTCACCAGGTACCGCAGCCGCGCCTCCAAGAAGGACCACAAGCGCGCGGTCGGGAGCGCGGCGATCGTCGTACCCGACCCTCGCGACAAGGCGGCCAAGGACGCGGTCGACCGCGCGACCGCGATCGGCGACGCGGTGACGCTCTGCCGCGACCTGGTCAACACCCCTGCCGCCGACCTGCACCCCGCGGACCTCGCGGAGGCCGCGGTCGAGGCGTGCGGGCCGGCCGGCTGTGAGGTCGAGGTCTTCGACGAGGTCGCGCTGGCCGAGGGCGGTCACGGCGGGATTCTCGGCGTCGGCCAGGGCGCGGCCAACCCGCCGCGGCTCGTGCGGATCACATGGAACGGCGGCCCGGCCGGTGGCAAGGCGATCCACCTGGTCGGCAAGGGCATCACGTTCGACACCGGCGGCCTTTCGCTCAAGCCGCCCACCGCGATGGAGTGGATGAAGGCCGACATGGGCGGCGCGGCCGCGGTCATCGGCACCATGCAGGCGATCGCCCGGCTCAAGCTGCCGATCAACGTGGTCGGCTGGGTCGCGAGCGCCGAGAACATGCCGAGCGGTACGGCGATCCGGCCGTCGGACATCCTCACGATGCGCGGCGGCAAGACCGTCGAGGTGATGAACACCGACGCCGAGGGCCGGCTGGTCATGGCCGACGCGATCGTGCGGGCCAGCGAAGAAGGCGCGACCACGATCGTCGACATCGCGACCCTGACCGGTGCCGCGCTGGTCGCGCTCGGCTCGCGCGTCTACGCGGTGATGTCGAACGACGACGACCTGCGCGAGGAGATGGTGGCCGCGGCAGATGCCGCCGGCGAGCAGGCCTGGCCGATGCCGCTGCCGGACGAGCTGCGCAAGTCGCTCGACTCCGACGCGGCGGACCTGTCCAACACCGGCGACCGCAACGGCGGCATGCTGGTTGCGGGCCTGTTCCTCCGCGAGTTCGTGCCGGACGGCACCCCGTGGGCGCACCTCGACGTTGCCGGCCCGGCCTGGAACCAGGGCGATGTCCACGACTACACCCCCAAGGGCGGCACCGGCGTGCCGATCCGCACCCTGGTGGAGTGGCTGGAGTCGCGCGCCGGGTAG
- the gcvT gene encoding glycine cleavage system aminomethyltransferase GcvT, translated as MSDVAAQSSPVQGPLADRHAALGAKMAEFGGWSMPLSYAGVVEEHLATRSAVGVFDVSHLGKLLVTGPDAVGFVNSCFTNDLDRISAGQAQYTLCCDEETGGVVDDLIVYRGEEDVFVVPNAGNNERVAGMLREAAPAGIEVADRHRAIATIAVQGPRSAEVLDTVGLPSGMDYMAFERVEWRGLPVTVCRTGYTGEHGYELLPPAESAGVLWDAVLDAARPMGGMPCGLGARDTLRTEMGYPLHGSDLTIAVTPVEARLGWAVGWDKPAFWGREVLAREREVGAPRLLWGLKSEDRGIPRPHMAVRSADDVDLGEVTSGTFSPTLKVGIGLALLARSVSDGDEVRVDVRGKPSAMRVVKPPFVTPSVR; from the coding sequence GTGAGCGATGTCGCGGCACAATCTTCCCCGGTTCAGGGTCCGCTGGCCGATCGGCACGCTGCGCTCGGCGCGAAGATGGCCGAGTTCGGCGGCTGGTCGATGCCGCTGTCCTACGCGGGTGTGGTCGAGGAGCATCTGGCGACGCGTTCGGCGGTCGGTGTCTTCGACGTGAGCCACCTCGGCAAGCTGCTCGTCACGGGCCCTGATGCCGTCGGGTTCGTGAACTCGTGCTTCACGAACGACCTCGACCGGATCAGCGCGGGCCAGGCGCAGTACACGCTGTGCTGCGACGAGGAGACCGGCGGCGTCGTCGACGACCTGATCGTGTACCGCGGCGAGGAGGACGTCTTCGTCGTACCGAACGCGGGGAACAACGAGCGGGTGGCGGGGATGCTGCGCGAGGCCGCGCCGGCGGGCATCGAGGTCGCCGACCGGCACCGGGCGATCGCGACGATCGCGGTGCAGGGCCCGCGGTCGGCCGAGGTGCTCGACACCGTCGGGCTGCCGAGCGGCATGGACTACATGGCCTTCGAGCGGGTCGAGTGGCGCGGGCTGCCGGTGACCGTGTGCCGGACCGGCTACACGGGGGAGCACGGCTACGAGCTGCTGCCGCCGGCCGAGTCGGCCGGTGTCCTGTGGGACGCGGTGCTCGATGCTGCTCGCCCGATGGGCGGGATGCCGTGCGGGCTCGGCGCGCGCGACACCCTACGGACCGAGATGGGCTACCCGCTGCACGGGTCGGACCTCACGATCGCGGTCACGCCGGTCGAGGCCCGGCTCGGCTGGGCGGTCGGCTGGGACAAGCCGGCGTTCTGGGGGCGCGAGGTGCTGGCACGCGAGCGCGAGGTCGGTGCTCCCCGGCTGCTCTGGGGGCTGAAGAGCGAGGACCGCGGCATCCCGCGCCCGCACATGGCGGTGCGCTCGGCGGACGACGTCGACCTCGGCGAAGTCACGAGCGGGACGTTCTCGCCCACCCTGAAGGTGGGTATCGGGCTGGCCCTGCTCGCGCGATCCGTGAGCGACGGCGACGAGGTGCGGGTCGACGTACGCGGCAAGCCGTCCGCGATGCGCGTGGTCAAGCCGCCGTTCGTCACGCCGTCGGTGCGCTAG
- a CDS encoding shikimate kinase, which yields MPAPRRYDRILLIGMMGAGKTTIGRALSNLLGWPYFDNDELLARAVGKDTRRVQEEDGVYALRRAESAALDVALNEGGPLIAGVAGGVVTDPLDLQRLTTGGFVVWLRADVTVLAKRVAGTDRPWLGSTPAVAMAHLYAGREALYTSASTFVVDEADNPPEQIALEIVQAMQAAGVPSPPMTR from the coding sequence ATGCCTGCGCCGCGGCGGTACGACCGCATCCTCCTGATCGGGATGATGGGCGCGGGGAAGACCACGATCGGGCGCGCGCTGTCGAACCTGCTCGGGTGGCCGTACTTCGACAACGACGAGCTGCTGGCGCGCGCGGTGGGCAAGGACACCCGACGCGTGCAGGAGGAGGACGGCGTCTACGCCCTGCGCCGCGCCGAGTCGGCGGCGCTCGACGTCGCGCTGAACGAGGGCGGCCCGCTGATCGCCGGCGTGGCGGGAGGTGTCGTCACCGACCCGCTCGACCTGCAGCGGCTCACGACCGGCGGGTTCGTCGTGTGGCTACGGGCCGACGTCACGGTCCTCGCGAAGCGGGTGGCCGGCACCGACCGGCCGTGGCTCGGCTCCACGCCGGCGGTCGCGATGGCGCATCTGTACGCCGGGCGCGAGGCGCTCTACACGTCGGCGTCGACCTTCGTCGTCGACGAGGCGGACAACCCGCCCGAGCAGATCGCGCTGGAGATCGTGCAGGCGATGCAGGCAGCCGGCGTACCCAGCCCGCCGATGACCCGCTGA